One genomic window of Branchiostoma floridae strain S238N-H82 chromosome 4, Bfl_VNyyK, whole genome shotgun sequence includes the following:
- the LOC118412949 gene encoding protein FAM160B1-like isoform X1, translating to MFNKFASILQHAVEAIDNWSGELEPRLAPNLPLQEDFVYHWKSITKYYIDNTDDKRPVDQTNIPSHLEQMLEILIQEEEERGEAGPCMEYLMQHKLLETLHTLGRADCPPGMKQEVLVFFTKLLGKIQQPILPHVNVHRPVHRLIRVCGEVQAAPTENEEIQFLCTLCAKLKDNPYLVNFFLQRDWWARTRSGVELTKYNSEAPPKSESTPSSSPSKGSDSSTGSEGCPEYNIIDSLLSLTQSPDSRIAVKSCEGLMLLVSLPEQAAADCAVKHTRLCEVLTDRLSLLHRGLPATMEPIDIESVEAKWGLDFSDKDDANQFPGKRQLTSFLSWLDYCDQLIKESHKTIGAALAFAVKERFFVPVFEPQIMQASEVGALTATALLTQCLKMVTSEHLLHELVMFCLGECRDMEMPGDAARRHKLRHRVIERCDHLSDELTLVSLRLFEVLLQKPHEHVTHTLILANLEERGYYDIRKEDVSQSSSHDNSLNVSKDSNPESQEPTSDSVNHDQSSDLVSESGNQGNQDVSQNSQEDSQDANQTSSHDDQEHVANGLSTSPPTTPTPLTPTSPTTPKEDDIEDWLNEEKWSPQKDSPTKDKDGSPVHKVVNSFLFLVPDEIKSSSQVEGTGYDMYLRDAHRQFRECCISSINWDWPSVVKPLPKCRTDIHFYEGSLLKVLFDKLSRVLDQPYDVNLQVTSVLSKLALLPHPHLHEYMLDPCIPLTPGVRSLHSVLKRVAADLMLRAQRIPDFNRKLVMVRQQLMGMAPAENVDHRTLLEGAIVLEEFCKELAAIAFVKHHATSSQHFLQK from the exons ATGTTCAACAAATTTGCATCTATCTTGCAACATGCAGTGGAAGCG ATTGACAACTGGAGTGGTGAACTGGAACCTCGT CTGGCACCAAACCTCCCCCTCCAGGAGGATTTTGTTTACCACTGGAAATCCATCACTAAGTATTACATAGACAATACCG ATGACAAGCGCCCTGTGGACCAGACCAACATACCATCTCACCTGGAGCAGATGTTGGAGATCCTGAtccaggaggaggaggagagggGGGAGGCGGGGCCGTGCATGGAGTACCTCATGCAGCACAAACTCCTGGAGACCTTACACACACTGGGCAGGGCAGAT TGCCCACCTGGAATGAAGCAGGAAGTTTTGGTGTTTTTCACCAAACTCCTGGGGAAAATCCAGCAGCCGATTCTGCCGCATGTCAACGTGCACAGACCAGTCCAT AGGCTGATTCGAGTATGTGGTGAGGTGCAGGCAGCACCAACAGAGAATGAGGAGATCCAGTTTTTATGCACGTTGTGTGCCAAGCTAAAAGACAACCCGTACCTTGTCAACTTCTTCCTACAG AGAGACTGGTGGGCTCGTACCAGATCT GGTGTGGAACTTACCAAGTACAATAGTGAG GCCCCACCCAAGAGTGAAAGcacaccatcatcatcacccaGTAAAGGCTCTGATTCGTCGACAGGCAGTGAGGGGTGCCCGGAATACAACATCATTGACTCATTACTTAGTTTGACACAGAGTCCA GACAGCAGAATAGCTGTGAAGTCGTGTGAAGGTCTGATGCTATTGGTCAGCCTCCCGGAGCAGGCGGCGGCAGACTGTGCAGTGAAACACACGCGACTGTGTGAGGTGCTGACAGACAGGCTGAGTCTGCTCCACAGGGGTCTGCCTGCCACCATGGAGCCAATTGACATAGAGTCTGTAGAGGCCAAATGGGG GTTAGATTTTAGTGACAAAGACGACGCCAACCAGTTCCCGGGAAAGCGACAGCTGACGTCCTTCCTGTCATGGCTGGACTACTGTGATCAGCTCATCAAAGAATCACACAAA ACCATAGGTGCTGCTCTGGCATTTGCTGTCAAAGAGAGATTCTTTGTTCCAGTGTTCGAGCCTCAAATCATGCAGGC GTCAGAGGTTGGGGCACTCACAGCAACAGCCCTGCTGACCCAGTGTTTGAAGATGGTGACCTCAGAACATCTACTGCATG AGCTGGTGATGTTTTGCCTTGGAGAGTGCCGGGATATGGAGATGCCTGGGGATGCAGCCAGGAGACACAAGCTGAGACACCGTGTCATCGAGAGGTGTGATCACCTGTCTGATGAG TTGACTCTGGTGTCCTTGAGGTTATTTGAAGTCCTCCTACAAAAGCCCCATGAACATGTGACGCACACTCTGATCCTAGCAAACCTGGAGGAGAGAGGGTACTACGACATCAGGAAAGAAGATGTCAGTCAATCCAGTAGCCATGACAACAGTCTCAATGTCAGTAAAGACAGCAACCCTGAGAGCCAAGAGCCTACTAGTGACTCTGTTAACCACGATCAAAGTTCTGATCTTGTTAGTGAAAGTGGTAACCAAGGAAATCAAGACGTTAGTCAAAACAGTCAAGAGGACAGCCAAGATGCCAATCAGACTAGTAGTCATGACGACCAGGAACATGTGGCAAATGGACTGTCCACATCGCCTCCGACTACGCCAACTCCCTTGACACCCACCTCGCCTACCACACCTAAGGAGGA TGACATTGAGGACTGGTTGAATGAGGAAAAGTGGTCTCCACAGAAGGACTCCCCGACAAAGGACAAGGACGGGTCTCCGGTACACAAGGTCGTCAACAG CTTCCTGTTCCTGGTTCCAGATGAGATCAAGTCCTCGTCACAAGTAGAAGGGACAGGATACGACATGTACCTCAGGGACGCACACAGACAG TTCAGAGAGTGCTGCATCAGCTCCATCAACTGGGATTGGCCGAGTGTCGTCAAACCCCTGCCTAAATGTCGCACTGACATCCACTTCTATGAAGGGTCTCTCCTCAAGGTGTTATTTGACAAGTTGTCCAGAGTCTTGGACCAG CCATACGATGTGAACCTACAGGTGACGTCAGTCCTGTCCAAGCTGGCCCTGCTGCCCCACCCACACCTGCATGAGTACATGCTGGACCCCTGTATCCCCCTCACCCCGGGGGTCAGGTCACTACATTCTGTTCTCAAAAGG GTGGCAGCTGACCTGATGTTGCGAGCCCAGAGGATCCCAGACTTTAACAGGAAACTGGTCATGGTCAGGCAGCAGCTGATGGGAATGGCACCGGCCGAAAA TGTGGACCACAGGACCCTGCTGGAGGGCGCTATTGTCCTGGAGGAGTTTTGTAAAGAGCTAGCCGCTATCGCCTTTGTCAAGCACCATGCAACATCCTCGCAACACTTCCTACAGAAGTAG